In one window of Kitasatospora sp. MMS16-BH015 DNA:
- a CDS encoding GTPase-associated protein 1-related protein: MAFQQLYYTSCEHGLSGFAGYQFNAVSPETSAETMRLVEALTAYEPPRSLLGAQTPEELARCPVNLVHVPGSPALSAQVRYVGRDSSRRVGNYFAHALGSPDFARDAGGLLGIELWGSAAWSSTPATGTRLPELGAVPAGPLSPSVVGLFLRQHPHAELLGALLAATLDALAHERTVLLVERDSASVAHWVAAVCYLLPPPLARRLSFATYQHRPERARLHLVGTVPEIRLDLGAEHQDAFHLLDFVQGRVPPLPDHPLVGLLTRIGLRAASAFWARTGVHLRGDEQTAQDWHGPAAATAAAAAIRLTEADVAAVTDWLRQSPGPPSGAVTTVLQDLYRHQRLTRPQLTELIPLARAHGQTELAALMTGQVVEHDLLAIRDDTARHPAPVRITDPEERVRTTARWLATFETAHGAAALRLLAWAAGAGLEPSERQLAPHSTRIAEQLLATAVTDSSLTALAAELTAAAQRWPGFRAGVVEAVLRLEGDRPGQFRAVLAELPAGLIDADDLTGRPELLEDFLAVQVERHRTTAHGALVRILEANGTGVLDGRLLRVLWPHGPGRWTLTEARLLLPELLPAKLPGLHWTDGALGWLAATVCQEIPDKYQWEEYTRVASLLRRLPTADRLPADARSCLARTLELAELVQNAVDADSLALLLDDPPPEHWHSARSVLNAQLPRLLIERPVRDPAATGPRLSKLEEPTALAYLDRLDREAKRVGRHHPANRYLIEHLVTLTRTRLPKRELLAGIAEHWPEADLDRLRRALEPVDPAWAERIAYLLAQRPVPLRRRVAGRLKLRRGGAEKTEE; the protein is encoded by the coding sequence ATGGCCTTCCAACAGCTGTACTACACCTCCTGCGAACACGGCCTGAGCGGCTTCGCCGGCTACCAGTTCAACGCCGTCAGCCCGGAGACCTCCGCCGAGACCATGCGGCTGGTCGAGGCGCTCACCGCGTACGAGCCGCCCCGCTCACTGCTCGGCGCCCAGACGCCCGAGGAGCTGGCCCGCTGCCCGGTCAACCTGGTGCACGTCCCGGGCAGCCCGGCGCTCTCGGCGCAGGTCCGGTACGTGGGCCGGGACTCCTCCCGGCGGGTCGGCAACTACTTCGCGCACGCGCTCGGCAGCCCGGACTTCGCCCGGGACGCCGGCGGCCTGCTGGGCATCGAGCTCTGGGGCTCGGCCGCCTGGTCGAGCACCCCCGCCACCGGCACCCGACTGCCCGAGCTCGGGGCCGTCCCGGCCGGTCCGCTCTCCCCGTCGGTCGTCGGCCTGTTCCTCCGCCAGCACCCGCACGCCGAGCTGCTGGGCGCCCTGCTGGCCGCCACCCTGGACGCGCTGGCGCACGAGCGGACGGTGCTACTGGTGGAGCGGGACTCGGCCAGCGTGGCGCACTGGGTGGCCGCCGTCTGCTACCTGCTGCCGCCGCCGCTGGCCCGGCGGCTCTCCTTCGCCACCTACCAGCACCGGCCCGAGCGCGCCCGGCTGCACCTGGTCGGCACCGTGCCGGAGATCCGGCTCGACCTGGGCGCGGAGCACCAGGACGCCTTCCACCTGCTGGACTTCGTCCAGGGCCGGGTGCCTCCGTTGCCCGACCACCCACTGGTCGGGCTGCTCACCCGGATCGGTCTGCGGGCCGCCTCGGCCTTCTGGGCCCGCACCGGCGTGCACCTGCGGGGCGACGAGCAGACGGCGCAGGACTGGCACGGCCCGGCGGCGGCCACCGCCGCCGCGGCCGCCATCCGGCTGACCGAGGCGGACGTGGCGGCGGTGACCGACTGGCTGCGGCAGAGCCCCGGGCCACCGTCCGGGGCGGTCACCACCGTGCTGCAGGACCTGTACCGGCACCAGCGGCTCACCCGCCCGCAGCTGACCGAACTGATCCCGCTGGCCCGGGCCCACGGGCAGACGGAGCTGGCCGCCCTGATGACCGGCCAGGTGGTGGAGCACGACCTGCTGGCGATCCGGGACGACACCGCCCGGCACCCGGCCCCCGTCCGGATCACCGACCCCGAGGAGCGGGTGCGGACCACCGCCCGCTGGCTGGCCACCTTCGAGACCGCCCACGGGGCCGCCGCGCTGCGCCTGCTGGCCTGGGCCGCCGGAGCCGGTCTTGAGCCCTCCGAGCGGCAACTCGCCCCGCACAGCACCCGGATCGCCGAGCAGCTGCTCGCCACGGCGGTCACCGACAGCAGCCTCACCGCCCTGGCGGCCGAGCTGACCGCCGCCGCACAGCGCTGGCCGGGCTTCCGGGCCGGGGTGGTGGAGGCCGTGCTCCGCCTCGAGGGCGACCGCCCCGGCCAGTTCCGGGCGGTACTCGCCGAGCTGCCGGCCGGCCTGATCGACGCCGATGACCTGACGGGCCGTCCGGAGCTCCTGGAGGACTTCCTGGCCGTCCAGGTCGAGCGCCACCGGACCACCGCCCACGGCGCCCTGGTGCGGATCCTGGAGGCGAACGGCACCGGCGTGCTCGACGGCCGGCTGCTGCGCGTCCTGTGGCCGCACGGGCCGGGCCGCTGGACGCTCACCGAGGCGCGCCTCCTGCTGCCCGAGCTGCTGCCGGCGAAGCTGCCCGGCCTGCACTGGACCGACGGCGCCCTCGGCTGGCTCGCCGCCACCGTCTGCCAGGAGATCCCGGACAAGTACCAGTGGGAGGAGTACACCCGCGTGGCCTCGCTGCTGCGCAGGCTGCCGACGGCCGACCGGCTCCCCGCGGACGCCCGGAGCTGCCTCGCCCGCACCCTGGAACTGGCCGAGCTGGTCCAGAACGCGGTCGACGCCGATTCGCTCGCCCTGCTGCTGGACGACCCGCCGCCCGAACACTGGCACTCCGCCCGGTCGGTGCTGAACGCCCAGCTGCCGCGCCTGCTGATCGAACGCCCGGTCCGGGACCCGGCGGCGACCGGTCCTCGGCTGAGCAAGCTGGAGGAGCCGACGGCCCTCGCCTACCTCGACCGGCTCGACCGGGAGGCCAAGCGGGTCGGCCGCCACCACCCCGCCAACCGGTACCTGATCGAACACCTGGTGACCCTCACCCGCACCCGGCTGCCCAAGCGCGAGCTGCTCGCCGGCATCGCGGAGCACTGGCCCGAGGCCGACCTGGACCGCCTGCGGCGCGCGCTGGAGCCGGTGGACCCGGCCTGGGCCGAACGGATCGCGTACCTGCTCGCCCAACGCCCGGTGCCGCTGCGCCGCCGCGTCGCGGGCCGGCTGAAGCTGCGGCGCGGCGGCGCCGAGAAGACCGAGGAGTGA